The following is a genomic window from Nicotiana tabacum cultivar K326 chromosome 3, ASM71507v2, whole genome shotgun sequence.
ataaaagttgaATATGGTATGTTGTAATTACTGACAATGACCAATTGTGCGTTTCATAAAATAATAACTAGCCAAAGATTTTCTCAAAATAATACTGTATAAATTTGTATATTTATCCAAAGATTTTCTCAAAGTATTACAAATCGATTCATTCAATTTAGCAATTCAGCACTTGCAACATATTATCGTTTGCCGACTATGTGGAGGTCTACACTTATGTCACTAAATAATGGCGTAAACTATAATGGTATCATCAACttcaaaataaattaataaataaggtGGTTAGTGGCACCTCTAATTAAATTGAAGtgaggaataaaataaattattgtcTTCGCCGATCCTCCCCATTATAGATTGTTCAGCAATATTACTTGTCCAACACACTGAATGAACAGTATACTGCGCGAATGAGACACGTTTATTTTATCATATACTATAATCCAAATATAATGCAGGTtgaagcaaaataataaataatgttTCTAGGTACAACTTACAAGGAGCCTCCGCGCTTCGTATAGTACTTGTAGGAAGATTACACATAATGGAGTCGCAAATAGGTAAAAACTAGTATAATGTCATAGCCGTATCTATTACCTCGTGAGTTGTAACGGCAACCAAATTAATTAAACAACAAAGTATAATTAAATGCAGAACTGCACACTTGTGTAAGCACAAGGCCGTGATCGTACCAATGATGCTAAATCCCATTAATTAATTTTCGGATTTAAATCGTGCTTAATTAATTACGAGTAGTATAGCGTCCACTAAGAATGAAATAATCAGACAATTGGTGTTGTACATGTGGGATAATGTGTATGGGAATAGGTTAGCAAGAGCCTCCATTTAGGAACCAACCCAAAACAAAAAGCCGTTTTCGAGCCGTCTGAATATATCCATAGCTAGCAAAATAAAAAACCCTGCTAAAGCTGCTCTCTGTTCTTTAGCACATAACCCTCAGAATTTCTCAGGACCCTGTTTCACTGAGCACTACGcagattctctctctctctctctctctctgaggACTAGACACCTCCCATAAAAACCCCACCACATGCTTCCATAAGCCCCACATCTTTCTTTCACTTCATTAAACATATAGGAAGTCTCTGTCCTTCTTCTTACTTCAACAGCCAAACAAGCGAGAAGAAAAATGCCTTCAGACGTAAGTGAACGAAAAGCTACCAAACAACAGCAAGGAGCTGCACCGGCACCGGAGCCGGAGCATCTTCCATGTCCACGCTGTGATTCCACCAACACTAAATTCTGCTACTACAACAACTACAACTTCTCTCAGCCACGTCACTTCTGTAAGTCCTGCCGCCGTTATTGGACACACGGCGGCACTCTTCGTGACATCCCCGTTGGTGGGGGTAGTCGCAAAAATGCCAAACGCTCCCGTACAATCACTACTAACAACACCAGTAGCAGCACTAGCAGCTGCTTGTCCTCCACGCTCTCTCCTCGCGACTACCATCACGCGCCTACTCCATCACACGTTTCTCCATTTTTGGTTCCTCTAACTGCCGATCATCACGGCGGGCCACTACCCTTTGACGTGAAGCCGAATGGGAACATGTGTGGGAGTTTCACCTCGTTGTTGAGCAATACTCAAGGGCCTCATGGTCTTTTAGCACTCAGTGGGTTCGGGCTTGGAGTTGGGCCTGCAATTGAAGATATGGGCTTTGGCCTTGGAAGGCCCATTTGGCCATTTCCTGGTGTAGTCTCGCATACCAGTGTTGATCATAGTAACAGTAACGGTGCTGGAGCTAGTATGTTGGGCAACACGTGGCAGCTTGCTAGTGGAGAAGGTGGATTTGTTGGAGCTGGAGGAGATTGTTTTAATTTCCCAGAACTTGCTATTTCAACGCATGGAAATGGTATGAAATGATTGTTTAAGGATATTACGGTTTGGATTTTGTTAAATTTTAGGGTAGTACCCATGTTTTCAGAGTTTATAATCTAGTTAGCTAGCTATATCAAAGTAGTAATCCCAGAAAAAGTCAAAACTCTGtatatttttggttttcattTGCACCAGCTTCTGGGCATCTGGAGTGTTGTCTTAGAATTCGGGACTGCAGTTCCTCCACATCAGTTGTAATTTGAGTCAGAAAGCATTTTGAAATGGTTGTTGTACTTTGTTTGTTGACGAGAATCACCTAGCAAGATTGCTACAAAAATGTCCCTCTTTACCTCGCTGCCTTTTGTTTAATTTCTGGTACTTCTTTTGATTGATGAAGAAGATTGCAAAGTATTATCCATCTGAATATGCAgacattttgagaaaaatatactatGTAGCAATCTTGAAACATGCTGTTTTTTCACAAAATTGGACAAAATGCTCCGTATAACTTGTAAAATATGGAAAGGAAGATGTTTTCCTAAAATTCCAGTTGATGTTAACATGAGACACGTAGCCACTCCGGCCCCAGCGTTGGTGCATCCACTCTTGTTGTCGAGCCAAGCTCAAAGAAACAGACCCCTAACACCGTGCTTGTATCACTGGATTGTTTGTGGTTCATACTATAGGTTTAATAATCTTGGGCTCATTTGGTACacgagataaaaataataattccgGGATAAATTTTGGAATCAGAGAAAGGTTAAAAATACC
Proteins encoded in this region:
- the LOC107804510 gene encoding dof zinc finger protein DOF3.4-like; the encoded protein is MPSDVSERKATKQQQGAAPAPEPEHLPCPRCDSTNTKFCYYNNYNFSQPRHFCKSCRRYWTHGGTLRDIPVGGGSRKNAKRSRTITTNNTSSSTSSCLSSTLSPRDYHHAPTPSHVSPFLVPLTADHHGGPLPFDVKPNGNMCGSFTSLLSNTQGPHGLLALSGFGLGVGPAIEDMGFGLGRPIWPFPGVVSHTSVDHSNSNGAGASMLGNTWQLASGEGGFVGAGGDCFNFPELAISTHGNGMK